The Actinomadura sp. WMMB 499 genome includes a window with the following:
- a CDS encoding FadD3 family acyl-CoA ligase: protein MSELTIPGVLARAAATSPDAEAVVDGAARVTYAELRDRVRAAARGFAAAGARPGDRVSIWAPNGLQWIVTALGAVSAGAALVPLNSRYKGDEARWPLEKARVKLLFVEDGFLGIDYPGLLGQDASGAVPGLPDLRGIVTFNGPERPGVTSWDAFLGAGAAVPAADADARAAAVAPGDIADILFTSGTTGRPKGVLCTHEQNIRTYRAWAQRTGVGAGDRYLIVNPMFHTFGYKAGVLACVLKGATMVLQRVFEAAETLELIERERITVLPGPPTIYTTLLDAPGREDRDLSSLRLAVTGAADVPVALVRRIRTELFPQVVTAYGLTESSGTVTACSVDDDDETIATTCGRAIDDVEVVVADGAGEPVPAGEDGAVLVRGYNVMSGYLDDPEATAAALRGGWLDTGDRGRLDERGNLRITGRTKEMFTVGGFNVYPAEIENVLARHDAVAESGVIGIPDARLGEVARAYVRPRPGASVTADDLIAHCKERLANFKVPREVVFLDDLPKTASGKVHRASLPR, encoded by the coding sequence ATGAGCGAGTTGACGATTCCCGGGGTGCTGGCCCGGGCCGCGGCGACGTCCCCCGACGCGGAGGCCGTCGTCGACGGGGCCGCCCGCGTCACCTACGCCGAGCTGCGCGATCGGGTGCGGGCGGCGGCGCGCGGGTTCGCCGCCGCCGGCGCCCGGCCGGGCGACCGCGTCTCGATCTGGGCGCCGAACGGGCTGCAGTGGATCGTGACGGCACTGGGCGCGGTGTCGGCGGGCGCGGCACTCGTCCCGCTCAACAGCCGCTACAAGGGCGACGAGGCGCGCTGGCCGCTCGAGAAGGCCCGCGTGAAGCTGCTGTTCGTCGAGGACGGCTTCCTCGGCATCGACTACCCGGGCCTGCTCGGGCAGGACGCGTCGGGCGCCGTCCCCGGGCTGCCCGACCTGCGGGGCATCGTCACGTTCAACGGCCCGGAGCGGCCCGGCGTGACGTCGTGGGACGCGTTCCTCGGCGCGGGCGCGGCCGTCCCGGCGGCCGACGCGGACGCGCGGGCCGCCGCCGTCGCGCCCGGCGACATCGCCGACATCCTCTTCACGTCCGGCACCACCGGGCGGCCGAAGGGCGTGCTGTGCACGCACGAGCAGAACATCCGGACCTACCGGGCCTGGGCGCAGCGGACGGGCGTCGGCGCGGGCGACCGGTACCTCATCGTCAACCCGATGTTCCACACGTTCGGGTACAAGGCGGGCGTGCTCGCGTGCGTGCTCAAGGGCGCCACGATGGTGCTCCAGCGGGTCTTCGAGGCCGCGGAGACGCTGGAACTGATCGAGCGCGAGCGGATCACCGTCCTGCCCGGCCCGCCCACGATCTACACGACGCTCCTGGACGCCCCCGGCCGCGAGGACCGCGACCTGTCGTCGCTGCGCCTCGCCGTGACGGGCGCCGCGGACGTCCCCGTCGCGCTCGTCCGCCGCATCCGGACCGAGCTGTTCCCGCAGGTCGTCACCGCCTACGGGCTCACCGAGTCGTCCGGCACGGTCACCGCCTGCTCGGTCGACGACGACGACGAGACGATCGCGACCACCTGCGGCCGGGCCATCGACGACGTCGAGGTCGTCGTCGCCGACGGCGCGGGCGAGCCCGTCCCGGCGGGCGAGGACGGCGCGGTGCTCGTGCGCGGCTACAACGTGATGAGCGGCTACCTCGACGACCCGGAGGCGACCGCGGCGGCGCTGCGCGGCGGCTGGCTCGACACCGGCGACCGGGGACGGCTCGACGAGCGCGGCAACCTGCGCATCACCGGCCGGACGAAGGAGATGTTCACGGTCGGCGGCTTCAACGTGTACCCGGCCGAGATCGAGAACGTCCTCGCCCGCCACGACGCGGTCGCCGAGTCCGGCGTCATCGGGATCCCGGACGCGCGGCTCGGCGAGGTCGCCCGCGCCTACGTGCGCCCCCGTCCCGGCGCGTCCGTCACCGCCGACGACCTGATCGCGCACTGCAAGGAGCGGCTGGCGAACTTCAAGGTCCCCCGGGAGGTCGTCTTCCTCGACGACCTCCCGAAGACCGCGTCCGGCAAGGTCCACCGCGCGAGCCTGCCCCGCTGA
- a CDS encoding MFS transporter, whose protein sequence is MDDRSAGRGFGRFWAAYAASVFGTCLAFDAFGLIAILVLHAGPTEVSMLAAAGAAVGAVAAVPLGPWVEHRRRRPVLVATNLVRAAALLSVPAAFALGRLTFVQLVAVAVVTGAADVAFRAASGAYLKALVPPGALLVANGRLESTTWVATALGPPLGTAAIGVFGPVTTVLANAAGHLLSAAGIGAIGGREPRPARPDAAAPRLSGLLEGWRHLLNHPELRPLFLNTVLVNGLIMAVAPLLAVLMIGDLGFAPWQYGLVFALPCVGGLIGSRLAPGLVARFGRHRVLLVSGTLRACWLPGLAFVQPGARGLLLVMVVELGMIICIGVFNPVSATHRLERTAPDRIVRTLAAWTVSGKLATAALTALWGLLAGLTGPRTGIALAGLAALATPFLLPRRDRTDAVPPVTPRPR, encoded by the coding sequence ATGGACGATCGGTCCGCCGGGCGCGGCTTCGGCCGGTTCTGGGCCGCGTACGCCGCGAGCGTCTTCGGGACGTGCCTGGCGTTCGACGCGTTCGGCCTGATCGCGATCCTCGTGCTGCACGCCGGGCCGACCGAGGTCTCGATGCTCGCCGCCGCCGGGGCGGCCGTGGGCGCGGTGGCCGCGGTGCCGCTGGGCCCGTGGGTGGAGCACCGCCGCAGGCGTCCGGTGCTGGTCGCGACGAACCTCGTCCGGGCGGCGGCGCTGCTGAGCGTCCCGGCCGCGTTCGCGCTCGGGCGGCTCACGTTCGTCCAGCTCGTGGCCGTCGCGGTCGTCACCGGGGCGGCCGACGTCGCGTTCCGCGCGGCGAGCGGCGCCTACCTGAAGGCCCTCGTCCCGCCCGGCGCGCTGCTCGTGGCGAACGGGCGGCTGGAGTCGACGACCTGGGTCGCCACCGCGCTCGGACCGCCGCTCGGCACCGCCGCGATCGGGGTGTTCGGCCCGGTCACGACCGTGCTGGCGAACGCGGCCGGCCACCTGCTGTCGGCGGCCGGGATCGGCGCGATCGGCGGGCGGGAGCCGCGCCCCGCCCGCCCGGACGCGGCGGCGCCGCGGCTCTCCGGCCTGCTCGAAGGGTGGCGCCACCTGCTGAACCACCCGGAGCTGCGGCCGCTGTTCCTCAACACGGTGCTCGTCAACGGGCTGATCATGGCGGTGGCGCCGCTGCTCGCCGTCCTGATGATCGGCGATCTCGGCTTCGCTCCCTGGCAGTACGGCCTGGTGTTCGCGCTGCCCTGCGTCGGCGGGCTGATCGGCTCCCGGCTCGCCCCCGGGCTCGTCGCCCGGTTCGGGCGGCACCGGGTCCTGCTCGTCTCCGGGACGCTGCGGGCCTGCTGGCTGCCCGGCCTGGCGTTCGTCCAGCCCGGCGCGCGCGGGCTCCTGCTGGTCATGGTCGTCGAACTCGGGATGATCATCTGCATCGGGGTGTTCAACCCCGTGTCGGCCACCCACCGGCTGGAGCGGACGGCGCCGGACCGGATCGTCCGGACGCTGGCGGCGTGGACGGTCAGCGGCAAGCTCGCGACCGCCGCGCTGACCGCGCTGTGGGGGCTGCTCGCCGGGCTCACCGGCCCCCGGACCGGGATCGCGCTCGCCGGACTCGCCGCCCTCGCCACGCCCTTCCTGCTCCCCCGCCGCGACCGGACGGACGCCGTGCCACCGGTCACACCGCGCCCGCGATGA
- a CDS encoding acyl-CoA dehydrogenase family protein yields the protein MDLEFGTADEEFRAEVRAWLAEHVPAEPLPSLETEEGFARHREWERALGADRLSVVSWPEEYGGRGVSVLQWLVFEEEYYAAGAPGRVSQNGINLLAPTLLKHGTPEQLARVLPPMAAGEVIWAQAWSEPGAGSDLAALRATATRTDGGWLLNGQKTWSSRAAFADRGFGLFRSDPESERHRGLTYLMFPLDADGVTVRPIGRLDGKPAFAELFLDGVFVPDADVIGEPGKGWSVAMSTAGNERGLTLRSPGRFTAATERLVELWKERADPADTALRDRVADAWIRSRAYRLKGFETVSRDDDIGAESSLNKVFWSELDVALHETALDLLGADGELESEWLENYVFSLAGPIYAGTNEIQRNVIAERLLGLPRGAR from the coding sequence ATGGATCTTGAGTTCGGGACGGCGGACGAGGAGTTCCGCGCGGAGGTGCGGGCGTGGCTGGCGGAGCACGTGCCCGCCGAGCCGCTGCCGTCGCTGGAGACCGAGGAGGGCTTCGCCCGGCACCGGGAGTGGGAGCGGGCGCTCGGCGCCGACCGGCTGTCGGTGGTGTCGTGGCCGGAGGAGTACGGCGGCCGGGGCGTGTCCGTCCTGCAGTGGCTCGTGTTCGAGGAGGAGTACTACGCGGCGGGCGCGCCCGGACGGGTGAGCCAGAACGGCATCAACCTGCTGGCGCCGACGCTCCTGAAGCACGGGACGCCCGAGCAGCTCGCGCGCGTCCTGCCGCCCATGGCCGCCGGCGAGGTGATCTGGGCGCAGGCGTGGTCGGAGCCGGGCGCGGGCAGCGACCTGGCCGCGCTGCGGGCCACGGCGACCCGGACGGACGGCGGGTGGCTGCTGAACGGGCAGAAGACGTGGAGTTCGCGGGCCGCGTTCGCCGACCGCGGGTTCGGGCTGTTCCGCTCCGACCCCGAGAGCGAGCGGCACCGGGGCCTGACGTACCTGATGTTCCCGCTGGACGCCGACGGCGTCACGGTGCGGCCGATCGGGCGGCTCGACGGCAAGCCCGCGTTCGCCGAGCTGTTCCTCGACGGGGTGTTCGTCCCGGACGCCGACGTCATCGGCGAGCCCGGAAAGGGCTGGAGCGTCGCGATGAGCACGGCGGGCAACGAGCGCGGGCTGACGCTGCGCTCCCCCGGCCGGTTCACCGCCGCCACCGAGCGGCTCGTGGAGCTGTGGAAGGAGCGGGCCGACCCGGCGGACACGGCGCTGCGCGACCGGGTCGCCGACGCGTGGATCCGGTCGCGCGCGTACCGGCTGAAGGGCTTCGAGACCGTCTCCCGCGACGACGACATCGGCGCCGAGTCCAGCCTGAACAAGGTCTTCTGGTCGGAGCTGGACGTCGCGCTGCACGAGACCGCGCTGGACCTGCTCGGCGCGGACGGCGAGCTGGAGTCGGAGTGGCTGGAGAACTACGTGTTCTCGCTCGCCGGCCCCATCTACGCGGGCACCAACGAGATCCAGCGGAACGTGATCGCCGAGCGGCTGCTCGGCCTGCCGAGGGGGGCACGGTGA
- a CDS encoding S1 RNA-binding domain-containing protein — translation MDGRASVRVGETVTGTVVETGRQVKVRLDGDLAPAPAEIDSLDMSWTRRGEGAFRVGRRITAEVVSVNARDGRIGLSRASAEHPELWAFLKGKRRGDVLGGTVADIRNFGVFVALDEGPPHPVYPGVGFVTIPELSWRWFRSTSDVVRIGEHVEGEFLQFDTWNGEARLSLRALLPDPFQAFADETGTGQRFAGRVAKVVPFGVFVEVADGIEGLVHKDEPGAAALVGTVREGESLAVVVREVDRVRRRLLLGLG, via the coding sequence ATGGACGGACGAGCCTCGGTGCGGGTGGGAGAGACGGTCACGGGCACGGTCGTGGAGACCGGCCGTCAGGTCAAGGTGCGGCTCGACGGGGACCTCGCTCCGGCTCCGGCGGAGATCGACAGCCTGGACATGTCCTGGACCCGGCGCGGGGAAGGGGCCTTCCGGGTCGGTCGGCGCATCACCGCCGAGGTGGTCTCCGTCAACGCGCGGGACGGGCGGATCGGGCTCTCGAGGGCCTCGGCCGAGCACCCGGAGCTGTGGGCGTTCCTGAAGGGGAAGCGGCGGGGCGACGTGCTCGGCGGCACGGTCGCGGACATCCGGAACTTCGGCGTGTTCGTGGCGCTGGACGAGGGCCCGCCGCACCCGGTCTATCCGGGCGTCGGCTTCGTGACGATCCCGGAGCTGTCGTGGCGGTGGTTCCGCTCGACGTCCGACGTCGTCCGGATCGGCGAGCACGTCGAGGGCGAGTTCCTCCAGTTCGATACGTGGAACGGCGAGGCCCGGCTGTCGCTGCGCGCCCTGCTGCCCGACCCGTTCCAGGCGTTCGCCGACGAGACCGGCACCGGGCAGCGGTTCGCGGGCCGGGTGGCGAAGGTCGTCCCGTTCGGTGTCTTCGTCGAGGTCGCGGACGGCATCGAGGGCCTGGTCCACAAGGACGAACCGGGCGCCGCCGCACTGGTCGGGACCGTCCGGGAGGGCGAGTCCCTCGCGGTCGTCGTGCGCGAGGTGGACCGCGTCCGGCGCCGCCTGCTCCTCGGGCTCGGCTGA
- a CDS encoding DUF1330 domain-containing protein produces the protein MAVDPSGDGLKRFLAEDPGGPVVMLNLLRFREGGEKSYARYSKTVGELILGRYDSEVLYYGKGSTALVAEDGQAWDAVLLVRYPSREVFARMVADPDFQAVAHFRSEALSEAVLQATVPLT, from the coding sequence ATGGCGGTCGATCCGAGCGGCGACGGACTGAAGCGTTTCCTCGCGGAGGACCCCGGCGGTCCGGTGGTGATGCTGAACCTGCTGCGGTTCCGCGAGGGCGGCGAGAAGAGCTACGCGCGCTACTCCAAGACGGTCGGCGAGCTGATCCTCGGACGGTACGACTCCGAGGTACTCTACTACGGCAAGGGCTCGACGGCGCTCGTCGCCGAGGACGGCCAGGCGTGGGACGCCGTCCTGCTCGTGCGGTACCCGTCCCGCGAGGTGTTCGCGCGGATGGTCGCCGACCCCGACTTCCAGGCCGTCGCGCACTTCCGCTCCGAGGCGCTCAGCGAGGCCGTCCTCCAGGCGACCGTCCCCCTCACCTAA
- a CDS encoding acyl-CoA dehydrogenase family protein — protein sequence MKFVLSQEQRMFAGTLRRLLAEAGTAKIVRAWAAGDHAPGRGLWSALAEAGLFAVAVPEEHGGAGFLPVELVAAMEEVGRAAAPGPYVETLAAAELLGRAGDTVWLPRIAAGDALVSIGVPHALDADAADLVLAPGGTERASSGGPLTSLDPARRLFRVEAGDEHGTPEFGVLMCAAQQLGLGRALLDVTVEYARTRQQFGRPIGEYQAVKHHLAGAMVELEFARPLLYGAALAYGTPEFGRDVAAAKVAASDASYGAAKIALQVHGAIGYTDEYDPSLWIRKARALHSAWGTPAEHRARVAASL from the coding sequence GTGAAGTTCGTCCTGTCGCAGGAGCAGCGGATGTTCGCCGGGACGCTGCGGCGGCTGCTCGCCGAGGCCGGCACCGCGAAGATCGTCCGGGCGTGGGCGGCCGGGGACCACGCGCCGGGACGCGGGCTGTGGTCGGCGCTCGCCGAGGCGGGCCTGTTCGCGGTGGCCGTGCCGGAGGAGCACGGCGGGGCCGGCTTCCTGCCGGTCGAGCTGGTCGCGGCGATGGAGGAGGTCGGGCGCGCGGCGGCGCCCGGCCCGTACGTGGAGACGCTGGCGGCGGCGGAGCTGCTGGGCCGGGCGGGCGACACGGTGTGGCTGCCCCGGATCGCCGCGGGCGACGCGCTCGTGTCGATCGGCGTCCCGCACGCGCTGGACGCCGATGCGGCCGACCTCGTCCTGGCTCCGGGCGGGACGGAGCGCGCGTCCTCCGGCGGGCCGCTGACCTCGCTCGACCCGGCGCGGCGGCTGTTCCGCGTCGAGGCCGGCGACGAGCACGGGACGCCCGAGTTCGGGGTGCTGATGTGCGCGGCGCAGCAGCTCGGGCTCGGCCGGGCACTGCTGGACGTGACGGTCGAGTACGCGCGGACGCGGCAGCAGTTCGGGCGCCCGATCGGCGAGTACCAGGCGGTCAAGCACCATCTGGCGGGCGCGATGGTCGAGCTGGAGTTCGCGCGGCCGCTGCTGTACGGGGCGGCGCTGGCGTACGGGACGCCGGAGTTCGGGCGGGACGTCGCGGCGGCGAAGGTCGCCGCGTCCGACGCGTCCTACGGCGCGGCGAAGATCGCCCTGCAGGTGCACGGCGCGATCGGCTACACCGACGAGTACGACCCGTCGCTGTGGATCCGCAAGGCGCGGGCGCTGCACTCCGCGTGGGGCACCCCGGCCGAGCACCGGGCCCGCGTCGCCGCGTCGCTGTAG
- a CDS encoding cold-shock protein has protein sequence MAEGSIRWFNSERGYGFIVPDDGGPDVRVRSGNVRPGGGDLEDGERVAFAVADGEAVEVVPLAARARTPSRAVRLAVGALVVLTLVCAVTFVVLLVQGSDLAALFLVTVVGVAFALGRLDIV, from the coding sequence ATGGCCGAGGGCAGTATCAGATGGTTCAACAGCGAGCGCGGCTACGGTTTCATCGTGCCCGACGACGGCGGACCGGACGTGCGCGTCCGGTCCGGCAACGTCCGGCCGGGCGGCGGCGACCTGGAGGACGGTGAGCGCGTCGCGTTCGCCGTCGCGGACGGCGAGGCGGTCGAGGTCGTCCCGCTCGCCGCGCGGGCGCGGACGCCGTCGCGGGCCGTCCGGCTGGCGGTCGGCGCGCTCGTGGTGCTCACGCTGGTCTGCGCGGTGACGTTCGTCGTGCTGCTGGTCCAGGGCAGCGACCTGGCGGCGCTGTTCCTGGTCACCGTCGTCGGGGTGGCGTTCGCGCTCGGGCGGCTGGACATCGTCTGA
- a CDS encoding class I SAM-dependent methyltransferase has translation MPTLPSEPHRAREMAESFGADAERYDRTRPRYPDAMVAAIVAASPGPDLLDVGCGTGIEARQFAASGRRVLGVEPDARMAAYARGRDLDVEVATFEDWDPAGRSFDAVIAGTAWHWVDPRAGAAKAARVLRPGGRFAAFWNVFALPPEVAKATAEVCLRVMPDSPIDFHAVARGGVDGYRPILDRAADGIRATDGFGDVEEWRYDWERPYTRDEWLDQLPTQGAYTRLPPDALARVLDGTGAAIDALGGGFTMRYTAAVVTAARTAAS, from the coding sequence ATGCCCACTCTACCGTCGGAGCCCCATCGGGCCCGCGAGATGGCCGAGTCGTTCGGTGCGGACGCCGAACGCTACGACCGGACCCGCCCCCGCTACCCGGACGCCATGGTCGCCGCGATCGTCGCCGCCTCCCCCGGCCCGGACCTCCTCGACGTCGGCTGCGGCACCGGCATCGAGGCCCGCCAGTTCGCCGCGTCCGGCCGCCGGGTCCTCGGCGTCGAACCGGACGCGCGGATGGCCGCGTACGCGCGCGGGCGCGATCTCGACGTCGAGGTGGCGACGTTCGAGGACTGGGACCCCGCCGGGCGGTCGTTCGACGCCGTCATCGCCGGGACGGCCTGGCACTGGGTGGACCCCCGCGCCGGCGCCGCCAAGGCGGCGCGGGTGCTCCGCCCCGGCGGACGGTTCGCGGCGTTCTGGAACGTGTTCGCACTGCCGCCCGAGGTGGCGAAGGCGACCGCCGAGGTCTGCCTCCGGGTCATGCCGGACTCGCCGATCGACTTCCACGCCGTCGCGAGGGGCGGCGTGGACGGCTACCGGCCGATCCTCGACAGGGCCGCCGACGGCATCCGCGCGACGGACGGCTTCGGCGACGTCGAGGAGTGGCGCTACGACTGGGAGCGCCCCTATACCCGCGACGAGTGGCTCGACCAGCTGCCCACCCAGGGGGCCTACACCCGCCTCCCGCCGGACGCGCTCGCGCGGGTGCTCGACGGCACCGGAGCCGCGATCGACGCGCTGGGCGGCGGCTTCACGATGCGCTACACCGCCGCCGTCGTCACCGCCGCACGCACCGCCGCATCCTGA
- a CDS encoding GH1 family beta-glucosidase, with protein sequence MDEVPAGFLWGTATAAYQIEGAVAADGRGPSIWDAFTAEPGRVKNGDTGDVACDHYHRWPEDVALMADLGVGAYRFSVAWPRIQPDGRGPANAKGLDFYDRLVDALAERGIAPVVTLYHWDLPQALQDDGGWMNRDTAHRLAEYAAIVADRLGDRVTAWLTLNEPFVHMTEGYGIGTHAPGEALLLDALPAAHHMLLAHGLAVPVLRERSAAPVGLTNNYSPVWAASGAPEDRAAAAAFDVLQNRLFTDPVLLGRLPDMSAYGVAADGLPFVRDGDLAAIAAPIDRLGVNYYSPTRVRAPHGTPAAPEGGGSVLSEAGAHIEGAGLPFEDVPIDGHPLTGFGWPVVPDGLHELLTGLRDAYGDALPPILVTENGCSAPDDDPGRRDQDRIDYLDGHLRALHRAMDDGVDVRGYFVWSLLDNFEWAEGYDQRFGLVHVDFATGTRTPKASYHWFRERLARYR encoded by the coding sequence ATGGACGAGGTGCCCGCGGGGTTCCTGTGGGGGACGGCCACGGCGGCCTACCAGATCGAGGGCGCGGTGGCCGCGGACGGCCGCGGCCCGAGCATCTGGGACGCCTTCACCGCCGAGCCCGGACGGGTGAAGAACGGCGACACCGGCGACGTCGCCTGCGACCACTACCACCGGTGGCCGGAGGACGTCGCGCTGATGGCGGACCTCGGCGTCGGCGCCTACCGGTTCTCGGTGGCCTGGCCGCGGATCCAGCCGGACGGGCGCGGCCCCGCCAACGCGAAGGGGCTCGACTTCTACGACCGGCTCGTCGACGCCCTCGCCGAGCGGGGCATCGCGCCCGTCGTCACCCTCTACCACTGGGACCTGCCGCAGGCGCTGCAGGACGACGGCGGTTGGATGAACCGCGACACCGCGCACCGCCTCGCCGAGTACGCGGCGATCGTCGCGGACCGGCTCGGCGACCGCGTCACCGCCTGGCTCACGCTGAACGAGCCGTTCGTGCACATGACCGAGGGGTACGGCATCGGGACGCACGCGCCCGGCGAGGCCCTCCTCCTGGACGCCCTGCCCGCGGCCCACCACATGCTGCTGGCCCACGGGCTCGCGGTCCCGGTCCTGCGGGAGCGCTCGGCGGCGCCCGTCGGCCTGACGAACAACTACAGCCCGGTGTGGGCCGCGAGCGGCGCGCCCGAGGACCGGGCCGCCGCGGCCGCGTTCGACGTCCTGCAGAACCGGCTGTTCACCGACCCCGTCCTGCTCGGCCGCCTGCCCGACATGAGCGCCTACGGCGTCGCGGCGGACGGGCTGCCGTTCGTCCGCGACGGCGACCTCGCCGCGATCGCCGCGCCCATCGACCGCCTCGGCGTCAACTACTACAGCCCGACCCGCGTCCGCGCCCCCCACGGGACGCCCGCCGCCCCGGAGGGGGGCGGGTCGGTGCTCAGCGAGGCCGGCGCGCACATCGAGGGCGCCGGGCTGCCGTTCGAGGACGTCCCGATCGACGGGCACCCGCTCACCGGGTTCGGCTGGCCGGTCGTCCCGGACGGGCTGCACGAGCTGCTGACCGGCCTCCGCGACGCCTACGGGGACGCGCTCCCGCCGATCCTCGTCACCGAGAACGGCTGCTCGGCGCCCGACGACGACCCCGGCCGCCGCGACCAGGACCGCATCGACTACCTGGACGGCCACCTGCGCGCCCTGCACCGCGCGATGGACGACGGCGTGGACGTCCGCGGCTACTTCGTGTGGTCGCTGCTCGACAACTTCGAGTGGGCCGAGGGCTACGACCAGCGCTTCGGGCTCGTGCACGTCGACTTCGCCACGGGGACCCGCACGCCCAAGGCGTCCTACCACTGGTTCCGGGAGCGGCTCGCCCGGTACCGCTGA
- a CDS encoding TetR/AcrR family transcriptional regulator yields the protein MPTGVAIRDVRRQLFDAAERVLLRDGPSALTSRAVTTEAGCAKGVLHRHFADFDDFLAELVRDRVAGIDAQAAALRDAAGTGTVAGHLTAALTDLFGTVAVAIVGLVTSRDELRARLRRDRPAGVPLLAEATAMIAGYLAAERDLGRLAAGADVDALAPTLIGAGHLLFADRTSAPPEPAAVRKVVAAVIAGAV from the coding sequence GTGCCGACGGGTGTGGCCATCCGGGACGTGCGGCGGCAGCTGTTCGACGCGGCCGAGCGCGTCCTGCTCAGGGACGGGCCGAGCGCGCTGACCAGCCGCGCCGTCACCACGGAGGCCGGCTGTGCCAAGGGCGTCCTGCACCGGCACTTCGCCGACTTCGACGACTTCCTCGCCGAGCTCGTCCGGGACCGCGTCGCCGGGATCGACGCGCAGGCCGCGGCGCTGCGCGACGCGGCGGGGACCGGCACCGTCGCCGGTCACCTCACCGCCGCGCTGACGGACCTGTTCGGGACGGTCGCCGTCGCGATCGTCGGCCTCGTCACCTCCCGGGACGAGCTGCGGGCCCGGCTGCGCCGGGACCGTCCGGCCGGCGTGCCGCTCCTGGCCGAGGCCACCGCGATGATCGCCGGCTACCTCGCCGCCGAGCGCGACCTGGGCCGCCTCGCCGCCGGCGCGGACGTGGACGCGCTCGCCCCCACGCTGATCGGCGCCGGGCACCTGCTGTTCGCCGACCGGACGAGCGCGCCGCCGGAGCCCGCGGCCGTCCGGAAGGTCGTCGCCGCGGTCATCGCGGGCGCGGTGTGA
- a CDS encoding membrane dipeptidase, translating into MPVLRQPRRPALRHAAVPLVLALLAACLSAPARAASRPAEVRGYLDAHSHLMSYEAFGGRLMCGKPFDPDGIAAALRDCPDHRPNGAFAWFENLTRHGTPVGTHDPAGWPSFPDWPAWDSRTHQQAHHTWLERSWRGGQRVLVNQLVANRQLCEVYPLKRNACDEMDVIRLQARRTREMESYIDERSGGPGEGWFRIVTGPAEARRVIEAGKLAVVLGVETSEPFGCRTIGGEPQCTRADIDRGLDEMRDLGVSSMFLCHKFDNALCGVRFDGGATGVAVNAGNFLGTGRFWQAETCTGPAHDNTITGPLYPSPPHCNVRGLTDLGAHMVQGMIDRGMIVEIDHMSVKAADRTLDLLEAARHPGVVSSHSWTDESYVRRVYRLGGLVTGYGSPADGFVAEWARNKRSRDPRRLFGYGYGLDANGMGPLPRPRENAAATPLEYPFTSPFDPSVKLDRLRTGTRTWDLNTEGVANYGLVPDWLTDVGNVGGREIVDDLARGAEAYLRMWTRAEGAGT; encoded by the coding sequence ATGCCCGTCCTCCGCCAGCCCCGTCGCCCCGCCCTCCGCCACGCCGCCGTCCCGCTCGTCCTCGCCCTCCTCGCCGCCTGCCTGTCGGCCCCCGCCCGCGCCGCGTCCCGTCCGGCGGAGGTGCGCGGCTACCTCGACGCGCACAGCCACCTCATGTCGTACGAGGCGTTCGGCGGGAGGCTGATGTGCGGGAAGCCGTTCGACCCGGACGGCATCGCCGCGGCCCTGCGCGACTGCCCCGACCACCGCCCGAACGGCGCCTTCGCCTGGTTCGAGAACCTCACCCGGCACGGCACCCCGGTCGGCACCCACGACCCGGCCGGCTGGCCGTCCTTCCCGGACTGGCCCGCCTGGGACTCCCGCACCCACCAGCAGGCGCACCACACCTGGCTGGAGCGCTCCTGGCGCGGCGGCCAGCGCGTCCTGGTGAACCAGCTCGTCGCGAACCGGCAGCTGTGCGAGGTCTATCCGCTCAAGCGCAACGCGTGCGACGAGATGGACGTCATCCGCCTGCAGGCACGGCGGACGCGCGAGATGGAGTCCTACATCGACGAGCGGAGCGGCGGCCCCGGCGAGGGCTGGTTCCGGATCGTCACCGGCCCCGCCGAGGCCCGCCGGGTGATCGAGGCCGGCAAGCTCGCGGTCGTCCTCGGCGTCGAGACGTCCGAGCCGTTCGGCTGCCGCACGATCGGCGGGGAGCCGCAGTGCACCCGCGCCGACATCGACCGCGGGCTCGACGAGATGCGCGACCTCGGCGTCTCGTCCATGTTCCTGTGCCACAAGTTCGACAACGCGCTCTGCGGCGTCCGGTTCGACGGCGGCGCCACGGGCGTCGCCGTCAACGCGGGCAACTTCCTCGGCACCGGACGATTCTGGCAGGCCGAGACGTGCACCGGCCCCGCCCACGACAACACGATCACGGGCCCGCTGTATCCGAGCCCGCCGCACTGCAACGTCCGCGGCCTCACCGACCTCGGCGCGCACATGGTCCAGGGCATGATCGACCGCGGCATGATCGTCGAGATCGACCACATGAGCGTCAAGGCCGCCGACCGCACCCTCGACCTGCTCGAAGCGGCGCGCCATCCGGGCGTCGTGTCGTCCCACAGCTGGACGGACGAGAGCTACGTGCGCCGCGTCTACCGGCTCGGCGGTCTCGTCACCGGGTACGGCTCCCCGGCGGACGGCTTCGTGGCCGAATGGGCGCGCAACAAGCGTTCCCGCGACCCCCGGCGCCTCTTCGGCTACGGCTACGGCCTCGACGCCAACGGCATGGGCCCGCTGCCCCGCCCCCGCGAGAACGCCGCGGCGACCCCCCTCGAGTACCCGTTCACGTCACCGTTCGACCCGTCGGTGAAGCTCGACCGCCTCCGCACCGGCACCCGCACCTGGGACCTCAACACCGAGGGCGTCGCGAACTACGGCCTCGTCCCCGACTGGCTCACCGACGTCGGCAACGTCGGCGGCCGGGAGATCGTCGACGACCTCGCCCGCGGCGCCGAGGCCTACCTGCGCATGTGGACCCGCGCGGAAGGGGCCGGCACGTAG